The Bacteroidota bacterium genome includes the window GGTTGCAATAGAAGAAGCCAGAACCGGACTTGCTGAAGGTGGAATTCCGATAGGAGGTGCCATTTTCGACCTCGAAGGAAATCTGGTAGGAAGAGGACACAACCGCCGGATTCAGGAAGACGATCCATCCATCCACGGCGAAACCGATGCATTCAGAAAAGCCGGAAGGCAGCGAACATACCGGGATAAGATTCTTGTAACAACTCTTGCACCCTGTTGGTACTGCTCTGGTCTTGCCAGACAATTCAATTTCAGAACTGTAATTGTCGGTGAGTCTGTAAATTTCGACGGAGGAGTTCAGTGGCTCCGGGAATCGGGTATAGAGGTCATTGACATGAATTCATCAGAATGTATCGATATGCTGAAAG containing:
- a CDS encoding nucleoside deaminase, producing the protein MKAKNYDEMLQVAIEEARTGLAEGGIPIGGAIFDLEGNLVGRGHNRRIQEDDPSIHGETDAFRKAGRQRTYRDKILVTTLAPCWYCSGLARQFNFRTVIVGESVNFDGGVQWLRESGIEVIDMNSSECIDMLKDYITKNPEVWNEDIGEE